In Carya illinoinensis cultivar Pawnee chromosome 9, C.illinoinensisPawnee_v1, whole genome shotgun sequence, the following are encoded in one genomic region:
- the LOC122275451 gene encoding protein trichome birefringence-like 34 gives MAKKNLEIVVNGTWGIRSSFRSLIAVLITVLIITAVYLTQESGIRLVWEYRSNGLLSKCDLFSGKWVFDNETYPLYKEQQCTFMSDQLACEKFGRKDLSYQNWRWQPHQCNLPKFNATALLERLRNKRLVFVGDSLNRGQWVSMVCLLDSWISPKLKSMHNNGSLNAFKAIEFNASIEFYWAPLLVESNSDDSVNHRIPDRIVRVKAIEKHARHWTDADILVFDSFVWWRRPEMKVLWGSFESPDDAIYKEIEMLRVYEMALRTWSDWVEVHVNRTKTQLFFVSMSPTHESGEDWGGGENCYKETDAILDERYWGNDTNPKVMRVLENVLDELKGRGVNVQMLNITQLSEYRKEGHPSIYRKQWETLTETQIANPSSYADCVHWCLPGVPDVWNEFLYAYIVHHQL, from the exons ATGGCAAAGAAAAACCTGGAAATAGTTGTTAATGGAACATGGGGAATCAGAAGCAGCTTCCGTTCCCTTATTGCCGTCCTCATCACCGTCCTAATCATCACCGCCGTCTATCTTACCCAAGAAAGTGGAATTAGATTAGTGTGGGAATATAGAAGCAATGGTTTATTGTCGAAGTGCGATTTGTTTTCCGGGAAATGGGTATTCGATAATGAAACATACCCTCTGTATAAAGAGCAGCAATGCACATTCATGTCTGATCAATTGGCTTGTGAGAAGTTTGGGAGAAAGGACTTGAGCTATCAGAACTGGAGATGGCAACCCCACCAATGTAACCTTCCTAA GTTCAATGCCACAGCGTTGCTGGAGAGGCTAAGGAACAAGAGGCTTGTGTTTGTGGGTGATTCTCTTAATAGGGGTCAGTGGGTTTCGATGGTCTGCCTGCTCGATTCATGGATTTCACCAAAACTCAAATCCATGCACAACAATGGCTCTTTGAACGCCTTTAAGGCCATT GAATTCAATGCGTCGATTGAGTTCTATTGGGCTCCATTGCTAGTGGAATCGAACTCTGATGATTCGGTAAACCACCGGATACCGGATCGGATTGTTAGAGTCAAGGCAATAGAGAAGCATGCTAGGCATTGGACGGACGCAGACATACTGGTGTTTGACTCCTTCGTATGGTGGAGAAGGCCAGAAATGAAAGttct GTGGGGATCATTTGAAAGTCCAGATGATgctatttataaagaaatagaGATGCTTCGCGTCTATGAGATGGCTCTAAGAACATGGTCTGATTGGGTGGAAGTTCATGTTAATAGAACCAAGACCCAATTGTTTTTTGTTAGCATGTCACCAACTCATGAAAG TGGAGAAGATTGGGGTGGTGGTGAAAACTGTTACAAAGAAACAGATGCAATTTTAGATGAGAGATATTGGGGAAATGACACAAATCCAAAAGTGATGCGAGTGCTTGAAAATGTGCTTGATGAATTGAAAGGAAGAGGGGTGAATGTACAAATGCTCAACATTACACAGCTCTCAGAATATCGAAAAGAAGGCCATCCATCTATCTATAGGAAGCAGTGGGAAACTCTCACCGAAACGCAAATAGCAAACCCCAGCAGTTATGCAGACTGTGTACATTGGTGCCTACCCGGAGTGCCTGATGTATGGAATGAGTTCCTGTATGCTTATATTGTTCATCATCAATTATGA